The Sander vitreus isolate 19-12246 chromosome 5, sanVit1, whole genome shotgun sequence genome includes a region encoding these proteins:
- the ncaph gene encoding condensin complex subunit 2, producing the protein MSAASTPVSRIRPGWTASSLKNKGVSSPVSCSTPLLAAFNDDDRERRQRRRSRVIDLQSANDSSITDSASHSAAGTPAAVPKLSNAQISEHYSTCIKLSTENKITTKNAFGLHLIDYMADILKQKDSELTNFKVAAGTLDASTKIYAVRVDAVHADAYRVLGGLGAETKPGEGHGLAEEDGENEGGAAGDATAKQPKKKRPPKRTVEQNLSNINSAESERKCEVDPMFQRMATSFDESSTAGVFLSVLFSENSRCELLFPSYMTLLQSRPSYSPPPPQGVSASPFMAGLQRSKEKSSICPSLQDFSFTSWNPEQTMNQLLDKMKQGEHVFDVNAEPEPEPEEDDCPDYDADYEEGMGDCEERAKEYKDGCEASGSGKGRDVIPIGEGDIATMCLQLSSQPREYSYFSPRTMATWAGPGYWQFKPKHKLDHLPDKETRKRKPKKTFEIDLNDDVNFDTYFRTTRAATTNSKSALTASNKKTTLPADFQFSPETLSQLSLTSSSLSQEGQKRLSGELGEGIGDYDYNNANDTANFCPGLQGGDSDDDVEGFAGSDDTQPSGDGIPPPSQDLEGISTYGEEDLVPEPHRVNKIEINYAKTAKKMDMKRLKNSMWTLLAENPENPTEEADTVEKPEVCGDKVFSQTTKTLLQRLPNTMAQNLSVPLAFVALLHLANEKNLELVKVDDMSDIIIRQGH; encoded by the exons ATGAGTGCAGCTTCCACACCAGTCTCCCGGATACGTCCGGGCTGGACGGCGTCCTCCTTGAAGAACAAGGGTGTGTCGTCCCCTGTAAGCTGCAGCACTCCTCTGCTGGCAGCCTTCAACGATGATGATAGGGAACGACGTCAGCGCCGGAGGTCCAGGGTCATTGATCTTCAATCTGCCAATGACTCCTCCATTACTGACTCTGCTTCTCATAG TGCTGCGGGGACTCCTGCTGCCGTGCCCAAACTGTCAAATGCACAGATCTCGGAGCATTATTCTACTTGCATAAAACTTTCTACGGAGAAT AAAATCACCACCAAAAATGCCTTTGGTCTGCATCTGATTGATTACATGGCTGATATTCTCAAACAGAAAGATTCTGAGCTCACAAACTTCAAg GTGGCAGCTGGCACTTTGGACGCCAGTACAAAGATCTACGCTGTGAGGGTGGATGCTGTTCATGCTGATGCCTACAGGGTGCTGGGTGGCCTGGGGGCCGAGACCAAACCTGGAGAAG GCCATGGTCTGGCGGAGGAAGACGGAGAAAATGAAGGGGGTGCAGCAGGTGATGCGACTGCCAAGCAGCCGAAGAAAAAGAGACCTCCTAAGAGGACAGTGGAGCAGAACCTGAGCAACATCAATAGTGCAGAGTCTGAGAGGAAGTGCGAG GTGGACCCCATGTTTCAGCGGATGGCCACGTCCTTCGATGAGAGCAGCACGGCCGGCGTCTTCCTGTCCGTTCTCTTCAGTGAGAACAGTCGCTGTGAGCTGCTGTTTCCCTCCTACATGACCCTCCTGCAGTCCAGACCCTCATACTCTCCTCCACCCCCACAGGGAGTCTCTGCATCCCCGTTCATGG CCGGACTACAACGTTCCAAGGAGAAAAGCTCCATCTGCCCCTCGCTGCAGGACTTTTCCTTCACTAGTTGGAACCCTGAGCAG ACAATGAATCAGCTCTTGGACAAGATGAAGCAGGGCGAACACGTGTTTGATGTGAACGCCGAGCCCGAACCTGAGCCTGAAGAAGATGACTGCCCTGACTATGACGCCGACTATGAGGAGGGAATGGGTGACTGTGAGGAGAGAGCCAAGGAGTACAAGGATGGCTGTGAGGCCTCTGGCTCTGGCAAAGGAAG GGATGTGATTCCCATCGGAGAGGGAGACATCGCCACtatgtgtctgcagctttcCTCTCAGCCCAGGGAGTACTCCTACTTCAGCCCCAGGACCATGGCCACGTGGGCAGGACCCGGCTACTGGCAGTTCAAGCCAAAGCACAAGT TGGACCATTTGCCTGACAAGGAGACGCGTAAAAGAAAGCCCAAGAAGACCTTTGAAATTGACCTCAATGATGATGTCAACTTTGACACCTACTTCCGCACCACGAGA GCGGCCACTACCAACAGCAAGTCTGCCCTCACTGCAAGCAATAAGAAAACCACTCTGCCAGCAGACTTCCAGTTCTCCCCAGAGACGCTCTCCCAGCTCAGCCTCACCTCTAGCTCG TTGAGTCAAGAAGGCCAGAAGAGGCTGTCTGGAGAGCTCGGAGAAGGCATTGGAGACTACGACTACAACAACGCCAACGACACGGCCAACTTCTGTCCAGGTCTTCAG GGGGGCgacagtgatgatgatgtgGAAGGGTTCGCCGGTTCAGACGATACACAGCCTTCAGGTGACGGCATACCTCCGCCCTCACAAGATCTAGAGGGCATCTCAACCTACGGGGAGGAGGATCTGGTACCTGAACCACACAGG gtcaacAAGATTGAGATTAATTATGCTAAGACGGCAAAGAAAATGGACATGAAGAGACTCAAGAACAGCATGTGGACACTTCTGGCCGAAAACCCAGAAAACCCCACAGAG GAGGCAGATACTGTGGAGAAACCAGAAGTGTGTGGGGACAAAGTCTTTAGTCAGACTACAAAGACGCTGCTTCAAAG ATTGCCAAACACGATGGCTCAGAACCTGTCGGTGCCTCTGGCTTTTGTCGCTCTGCTTCATCTTGCCAATGAAAAG